The genomic segment GGCCCCATCCGCccaaacggcccacactaggccgctccccagcctccctagcacgccccgatcaatACTTTCACATCCTCTTATGTTCAACTGAGGATTTGTCTCATTTACTATAACATGTTATAGATGGTTTGTGTTTGCcgaaattatttaattttagcaGAATTGTCAACGTTATTACTTTAGCTTCCTCTTAATTCAAGCTGCTTCGCTTAAAGCCATGTtcgaattcttcaaaaatacactaccTTTGGATAATCCAATATGCACCCATCGACTTTTTTGAATAGTCCGAGCAACATAAGTTCATCCTACTCTTCCTAACTGCTCTATTTCTTGGATCTTCAAAAAGTTTGAAGATGGTGGATATCGGATTCTCTGTTTATGTCATGTGCCCTTCTTAATGTGACTACTTCCTATTACAAATCCCATCAACTTAAATTAACTTACTTCAACTAAAGAACAATAGTACAGAAAAAACAATCACGATAGAAAGGAATTAGATGTTCGAACAGTCAATTAACGTTGGGATATTGTTGCATGGGTTTATTGTGATACCAGCATGTAATACAGCATGATCCATGGAAATATAGTGAACAAGTTACATAGCCTGTACTCGAATGCCTAATTTTGACTTGACACCGTCATACTAGTACAAAACTCCAGTAGCGAACTTCATCGAAGGGTAGAAAGAAGTATCCAGCCCTCATCTCTTCTTGAAACCATATTTTTTACGTTCATAAAACAGATCGGTCTTGGCACTACCGAGATTGACTATCTTTGGACAACCGTCCCTATCTTTCTCCTGCTGAGTACATTCCTTGCAATAGTAAGCATCAGAAATGCCAACACCTCCGCAGATGACACAACGACCTTGAAAGGATCCATAGTTGCACTCATCACAAACTCGGACAAGTGTGCAAGGACGGACGTATGAATCACAAATCACACATTTCCCATCACACTTCTCACAAAGTCGCCCGATGGCTATTCCTGGCTGCTTCCGGCACATGATCAAATCAGGATGATGCTTGGCCATATTTCTAGCAGTGACGTCTTAACCTGGACAAGAAGAATTAAGCAAGAGTCATTAGCAGACAGCATAAAAAGGGGAAAACAATGTACTCCTTGGATCTATAAGATAATGTTCGTTGTCGCAGGAAGCATAGTGTCAAATATATAGGACCAGGAGTAGAATTACAGCAAAGAAATCATTCTGATTGGTAAATAGTAAGTTAAAAATCAATCACGTCTGCCAAGAAGCAGAAATAATAGAATCCTATAAAGTAGTAAATATCATCACCCCTAATGTTAACGTATTTTGCTACCATTTGTGAGGTCCTACAGATaatgaaaatgaaggaaataGCATATCAGTTACAGCTTACAGAATTGCCCGAACTACAATTCTCCACGGAAATCCAATTACCCTAATGCTAACATATCTTGTTACCATTGTGAGGCCCTACATATAACaaggaaaatgaagaaaatagcATCAGTTGCAGAGTTGtccaaaacaactttgattctgtCATCTTTGACAACGCCTAGATGA from the Capsicum annuum cultivar UCD-10X-F1 chromosome 9, UCD10Xv1.1, whole genome shotgun sequence genome contains:
- the LOC107840813 gene encoding PHD finger-like domain-containing protein 5A, whose product is MAKHHPDLIMCRKQPGIAIGRLCEKCDGKCVICDSYVRPCTLVRVCDECNYGSFQGRCVICGGVGISDAYYCKECTQQEKDRDGCPKIVNLGSAKTDLFYERKKYGFKKR